In Blastopirellula sp. J2-11, a single genomic region encodes these proteins:
- a CDS encoding DUF4129 domain-containing protein: MSKRQSEIDYAVIAINPALIMLLVGSLVFFLLELCYRGDYIGRMQFVMSCFVFSSVLLARVSIEEGMERAVMLGGALAVVMLLAIMQFVPGSIALGVLMLILIWWCSNRLTYDCTLVDESRDTSQKGLMQWIGADFDTQDAPAASSTVKTPNEPTTAAAEEDQEPPSNWLWDLINPTSTQFAPGVWVIYFSMAALPLFGLGQSFEPSGDSGLRWRLFLYLFTYVAAALGLLMTTSFLSLRRYLRQRELPMPLSMAGVWLGTGAALIAVVLIFTALLPRPHAEYEVARIPGVGDLLNRSSSSYSVGKEGTQDDDQKGQTESNDRQQAGEQQSESGDGKKGAKSPDQKKSGDGEKPASSGKKSDQGKGNSGDDKQQQNQPGEKKSDSSDKSQSNDSQQKSDSGKSPNDSPSNQVKPNDEKSGENSSEEKANNEQKSPDDDSQSSEKKSDSSQQPSSPPPQSSPPSSPPISLSGILGSLGVMFKLLIYGLVAIAAIYFAWKYRDWIAESWTKFVKDLQELWKRLFGRPEPVLAAVEAAPAPRRALFPSFSNPFAPGARQRTVEQLVRYTFQAIEAWGADQGYPRNSDQTAEEYARLLANQWDDLGPPARELATHYAEIAYGSGKAPENAVQCAKRIWRVLAQS; this comes from the coding sequence ATGAGCAAACGGCAATCCGAAATCGACTATGCGGTGATCGCGATCAATCCGGCGTTGATCATGCTGTTGGTCGGCAGTCTGGTCTTTTTTCTGCTCGAGCTCTGCTACCGCGGCGACTATATCGGCCGCATGCAGTTTGTGATGAGTTGTTTTGTCTTCTCTTCGGTTCTGCTCGCGCGGGTATCGATCGAGGAAGGCATGGAACGAGCCGTGATGCTGGGGGGCGCGCTCGCGGTGGTCATGCTGTTGGCCATCATGCAGTTTGTGCCGGGCTCCATCGCACTCGGCGTCTTGATGCTGATCTTAATTTGGTGGTGCTCCAACCGGTTGACTTACGACTGTACGCTGGTCGATGAATCACGCGATACGTCGCAAAAGGGATTGATGCAGTGGATCGGCGCTGACTTTGATACTCAGGATGCTCCCGCCGCATCCTCCACCGTCAAGACGCCCAACGAACCGACTACGGCAGCTGCAGAAGAGGATCAGGAACCGCCAAGCAACTGGCTGTGGGATCTGATCAATCCGACCTCCACGCAATTTGCGCCCGGCGTTTGGGTGATCTACTTTTCGATGGCGGCGCTGCCGTTGTTTGGCCTGGGTCAATCCTTCGAACCGAGCGGCGACTCTGGCCTGCGTTGGCGTTTGTTTCTGTATCTTTTCACCTACGTTGCAGCCGCTCTGGGGCTGTTGATGACGACCAGCTTTTTAAGTTTGCGGCGTTACTTGCGTCAGCGCGAACTTCCGATGCCGCTCTCCATGGCCGGCGTTTGGCTCGGCACCGGGGCCGCGTTGATTGCGGTGGTGCTGATCTTTACCGCGTTGCTTCCCCGACCGCATGCCGAATACGAGGTCGCCCGCATCCCCGGCGTCGGCGACTTGCTGAATCGATCCAGCTCTAGCTACTCCGTCGGGAAAGAAGGGACGCAGGACGACGATCAAAAAGGCCAAACCGAGTCAAACGATCGTCAACAAGCTGGCGAACAACAATCCGAATCAGGCGACGGCAAAAAAGGCGCCAAGAGCCCAGACCAGAAGAAATCAGGCGACGGCGAAAAGCCCGCTTCGTCCGGCAAGAAGTCGGATCAAGGAAAAGGGAACAGCGGCGACGACAAGCAACAGCAAAATCAGCCTGGCGAAAAGAAAAGCGACTCGTCTGACAAATCGCAGTCCAACGATTCGCAGCAAAAGTCGGATTCAGGCAAATCGCCCAACGACTCTCCATCCAACCAGGTCAAACCCAACGACGAAAAGAGCGGCGAAAATTCCTCCGAAGAAAAGGCGAATAACGAGCAAAAGTCGCCCGACGACGACTCCCAATCGTCCGAGAAAAAGTCAGATTCGTCTCAGCAACCATCTTCCCCGCCGCCGCAATCGTCTCCTCCGTCGTCACCGCCGATCAGTTTGAGCGGCATTCTAGGTTCGCTGGGCGTGATGTTCAAACTCTTGATCTATGGATTGGTCGCAATTGCCGCGATTTATTTCGCCTGGAAGTATCGTGATTGGATCGCCGAGAGTTGGACGAAATTTGTGAAAGACTTGCAAGAGCTCTGGAAGCGTCTGTTCGGCCGGCCAGAGCCGGTGCTTGCGGCGGTCGAAGCGGCGCCAGCGCCCCGACGTGCGCTGTTTCCCTCTTTTTCTAACCCGTTTGCTCCCGGCGCTCGCCAGCGCACGGTGGAGCAACTGGTTCGCTACACGTTTCAAGCGATCGAAGCCTGGGGCGCCGATCAGGGCTACCCCCGCAACAGCGACCAAACGGCCGAGGAATATGCGCGATTGCTGGCCAATCAATGGGATGACCTTGGTCCGCCGGCGCGGGAATTGGCGACCCACTACGCCGAAATCGCTTACGGGTCCGGCAAAGCGCCGGAGAACGCCGTCCAATGCGCCAAACGGATCTGGCGCGTTCTTGCCCAATCGTGA
- the nth gene encoding endonuclease III — protein sequence MPKKLSLANRKKQAQRVVKQLATDYPIAECALNYETPYQLLIATILSAQCTDIRVNMVTQELFAKYPTAEDIAALPIAKIEKLVQSTGFFRNKAKNIKAASQKLMDEYDGQVPADLDALVALPGVGRKTANVVLGTAFGIPTGVVVDTHVGRLSRRMGLTAQADAVKVEAELIQLLPQKEWIQFSHRMIHHGRAICDARKPKCDQCHFANFCPQVGVTV from the coding sequence TTGCCCAAAAAACTCTCGCTCGCAAACCGTAAAAAGCAGGCGCAACGCGTCGTCAAACAGTTGGCGACCGACTACCCAATCGCCGAATGCGCCTTGAACTACGAAACCCCATATCAGCTGCTAATTGCGACCATCTTGTCCGCACAATGCACTGATATCCGCGTGAATATGGTGACCCAAGAGTTGTTCGCCAAATATCCAACAGCGGAAGATATCGCTGCGTTACCGATTGCAAAAATTGAGAAGTTGGTGCAATCAACCGGATTTTTTCGGAACAAGGCGAAAAATATCAAAGCCGCTTCCCAGAAGTTAATGGATGAATATGACGGCCAGGTTCCCGCAGATCTCGACGCGCTGGTCGCACTGCCCGGCGTCGGACGGAAGACGGCGAATGTGGTTCTCGGCACGGCCTTCGGGATTCCGACCGGAGTGGTCGTCGACACGCATGTAGGGCGTTTGAGCCGCAGAATGGGGCTTACGGCGCAGGCCGACGCGGTGAAAGTCGAAGCTGAATTGATCCAGTTGTTGCCGCAAAAAGAGTGGATCCAATTCTCCCATCGAATGATCCATCACGGCCGCGCGATCTGTGACGCGAGAAAGCCGAAATGCGACCAGTGTCACTTTGCGAACTTTTGCCCTCAGGTGGGGGTCACCGTTTAG
- the dcd gene encoding dCTP deaminase, which translates to MILSGNEIRARLGTDISIDPYDDSRVNPNSYNLTLHDELMVYEEIVLDMKKPHRVRRLRIPEEGVVLSPNQLYLGRTNERTETHNLVPMIEGRSSVGRLGLFVHVTAGFGDVGFNGFWTLEMFAVQPIRIYAGVPICQIFYHEIRGDIVEYVSNKYQNNTGIQPSLLFKELNPGAERDDPQLPLNFGFQQP; encoded by the coding sequence ATGATCCTTTCAGGGAATGAGATTCGAGCACGTCTAGGCACAGACATCTCGATTGATCCGTATGACGACAGCCGGGTCAATCCCAACAGCTACAACCTGACGCTGCATGACGAGCTGATGGTCTACGAAGAGATCGTGCTCGACATGAAAAAGCCGCATCGCGTCCGACGCCTGCGCATTCCGGAAGAAGGGGTCGTCCTCTCCCCCAATCAGCTTTATCTGGGGCGAACCAACGAACGGACCGAAACGCACAATCTGGTCCCGATGATCGAAGGCCGCTCGTCGGTCGGGCGACTGGGGCTGTTTGTTCATGTCACCGCCGGTTTTGGCGACGTCGGCTTCAACGGCTTTTGGACGCTCGAAATGTTCGCCGTCCAGCCGATCCGCATCTATGCCGGCGTGCCGATCTGCCAGATCTTCTATCATGAGATCCGCGGCGACATCGTCGAATACGTCAGCAACAAATATCAGAACAACACCGGCATTCAGCCTAGCTTGTTGTTCAAAGAACTGAATCCCGGCGCCGAGCGCGATGATCCGCAACTGCCGCTGAATTTTGGCTTTCAGCAGCCGTAA
- a CDS encoding AAA family ATPase, producing MANTPADDLLARLAGKHASEEGGDPWASLAATTPAHEPVQEHAGGRGDEKLDSLLDRLNKMASGERGGAPVALASKSSHVDLDDEPLDAFIPREPSSAREAGLTDTEVEALALKYLVSRGEASGRQISDQLRLPFLIVEEQLRKMKYDQLVVYKDTTVANDYVYYPTDLGRERGKRYSEHCTYFGAAPVTLKDYIESVKAQSLEKQHPSLDDLRRAFEDLLINPEMFRRLGPAVNSGRGLFLYGSPGNGKTSIAERVTRAFGQHIWIPRAIGLDGEILRLYDPSNHEEAPLPQESGIMHSTKLDRRWVRIKRPTIVVGGELTMDNLEITFNTATGISEAPVQLKSNCGTLVIDDFGRQRMRTDELLNRWIVPLEKRYDYLNMANGKKIQVPFDQLVIFSTNLEPKDLCDDAFLRRIPYKIEVGDPSESEFRQLFKIMCPLMGFEYHSEVIDYVVQEHYQKVDRPYRCCQPRDLLQQVRNLCLFEKEPLELSTSRFDAAVENYFAVM from the coding sequence ATGGCGAACACCCCAGCGGACGATCTATTAGCGCGGTTGGCAGGCAAGCACGCTTCTGAAGAAGGGGGCGATCCCTGGGCATCGCTCGCCGCGACGACGCCGGCGCATGAACCGGTCCAAGAACACGCAGGCGGACGCGGCGACGAGAAACTCGATTCGCTGCTCGACCGCTTGAACAAAATGGCGTCTGGCGAACGCGGCGGTGCGCCGGTTGCGTTGGCCAGCAAGTCATCGCACGTCGACTTGGATGATGAACCTCTCGACGCATTTATCCCGCGCGAACCTTCGAGCGCTCGTGAAGCCGGTTTGACCGATACCGAAGTCGAAGCGCTGGCGCTCAAGTATCTGGTTTCACGTGGTGAAGCGAGCGGACGACAGATTTCGGATCAACTGCGGCTGCCGTTTTTGATCGTCGAAGAACAGCTGCGCAAGATGAAATACGATCAGTTGGTCGTCTACAAAGATACGACGGTCGCCAACGACTACGTTTACTATCCGACCGATCTGGGGCGTGAACGCGGCAAGCGATATTCGGAGCACTGCACCTACTTTGGCGCCGCGCCGGTAACGCTGAAAGACTATATCGAAAGTGTGAAAGCGCAGTCGCTCGAGAAACAGCATCCAAGTCTGGATGATCTGCGGCGCGCGTTCGAGGATCTGCTGATCAATCCCGAGATGTTTCGGCGACTGGGACCAGCCGTCAACAGCGGACGCGGTCTGTTTTTGTACGGTTCGCCGGGTAACGGCAAAACGAGCATCGCCGAACGTGTAACCCGTGCGTTTGGACAACATATCTGGATCCCTCGAGCGATCGGCTTGGATGGCGAAATCTTACGGTTGTATGACCCTAGTAACCATGAAGAAGCGCCGCTGCCGCAAGAAAGCGGCATTATGCACAGCACGAAGTTAGATCGTCGTTGGGTGCGGATTAAACGTCCCACGATCGTCGTCGGCGGTGAGCTGACGATGGACAATCTCGAGATCACCTTCAACACCGCGACCGGCATCAGCGAAGCTCCGGTGCAGCTGAAAAGCAACTGCGGCACGCTGGTGATTGACGACTTTGGCCGTCAGCGAATGCGGACCGATGAGCTCTTGAATCGTTGGATCGTGCCGCTCGAAAAACGGTATGACTATTTGAACATGGCGAACGGCAAAAAGATTCAAGTGCCGTTCGATCAGTTGGTGATTTTCTCGACCAATCTAGAGCCGAAGGATCTGTGCGACGATGCGTTTTTGCGTCGAATTCCGTACAAGATTGAGGTCGGCGATCCCAGCGAATCGGAATTCCGTCAGCTCTTCAAGATTATGTGTCCGCTGATGGGCTTCGAGTATCACTCGGAAGTGATCGACTACGTCGTGCAAGAGCACTATCAGAAGGTGGATCGCCCTTACCGCTGTTGCCAGCCGCGCGACTTGCTGCAACAGGTGCGCAATCTCTGCTTGTTCGAGAAAGAGCCGCTCGAGCTTTCGACCAGTCGCTTTGACGCGGCGGTCGAGAACTATTTTGCGGTGATGTAA
- a CDS encoding sulfatase-like hydrolase/transferase, producing the protein MRKLIALLAILVSPALGLAEQKHPNILWISSEDNGPHLGCYGDQYADTPNLDALAAKGMKYLHCWSNAPVCAPARTTIISGIYPPSSGAENMRSETNLPSQFQLFPVLLQDQGYYCTNNSKEDYNLVKTGKVWHQSNGKAHWRSRPEGQPFFSVFNFTISHESQIRKRPHTAVHDPAQAPVPAYHPDLPEVRQDWAQYYDNLTTMDKQAGRVLQQLKEDGLEEDTIIFYWGDHGSGMPRSKRTPVNSGLQVPLIVHVPEKWKSLAPQEYMVGGDSERLVSFIDFAPTMLSLAGAEIPDWMQGDAVMGPHETPSPAYMYGFRGRMDERYDMVRSCSDGRYVYVRNFMPHKPHGQVLAYQMQTPTTRIWHEMFLRGELNAVQSAFWQPRPAEELYDLASDPDEVVNLASSEEHAETLQKMRGAVHDWQMEIRDLGFLPEGEIHTRSEGSSPYEMGHDPQKYPLKKIAATSDMASRRKVDDLPALQKRLKDDDSAVRYWGALGILMLGKQGVDKSTDLLRETLQDDAYAPRIIAAEALAQYGSQADREEALQVLIHSANIAESGHYSAMLALNVIDELGAIGKPLYPQIRALPTKGENVPGRESSYVGRLVEYILED; encoded by the coding sequence ATGCGCAAACTAATTGCCCTTCTCGCTATTCTTGTCTCGCCGGCGCTTGGTTTGGCGGAGCAGAAACATCCTAATATCTTGTGGATCTCGAGCGAAGACAACGGTCCGCACTTGGGATGCTACGGCGACCAGTATGCCGACACGCCGAACCTGGACGCGTTGGCGGCCAAGGGGATGAAGTATCTCCACTGTTGGTCGAATGCTCCGGTTTGTGCACCGGCGCGAACAACGATCATTTCAGGAATCTACCCGCCGTCGAGCGGAGCCGAGAATATGCGCAGCGAAACCAATTTGCCGTCGCAGTTCCAGCTGTTCCCGGTCTTGCTGCAGGACCAAGGGTATTACTGCACCAACAACAGCAAAGAAGACTACAACTTGGTCAAAACCGGCAAAGTCTGGCATCAATCGAATGGGAAGGCGCATTGGCGCAGTCGGCCGGAGGGTCAGCCGTTCTTCTCGGTCTTTAATTTCACGATCAGTCACGAAAGTCAGATTCGCAAGCGTCCCCACACGGCGGTGCATGACCCAGCCCAAGCGCCGGTTCCTGCGTACCATCCTGACCTGCCGGAAGTGCGTCAAGACTGGGCGCAGTACTATGACAACTTGACCACGATGGACAAGCAAGCCGGACGCGTTCTGCAGCAATTGAAAGAAGATGGGCTGGAAGAAGACACGATCATCTTCTACTGGGGCGATCACGGCAGCGGCATGCCGCGCAGCAAACGTACCCCGGTCAATTCTGGCTTGCAGGTGCCGTTGATCGTGCATGTGCCGGAGAAATGGAAATCGCTGGCGCCGCAAGAATACATGGTTGGCGGCGACTCGGAGCGTCTGGTCAGTTTTATTGATTTCGCCCCCACGATGCTTAGTTTGGCCGGCGCCGAGATCCCGGATTGGATGCAAGGAGACGCCGTCATGGGACCGCACGAAACGCCGTCGCCAGCCTACATGTACGGTTTCCGCGGGCGAATGGATGAGCGCTACGACATGGTCCGCTCTTGTAGCGATGGCCGATATGTTTACGTGCGCAATTTCATGCCGCACAAGCCGCATGGTCAAGTCCTGGCCTACCAAATGCAAACGCCGACGACCCGCATCTGGCACGAGATGTTTTTGCGCGGCGAGTTGAACGCGGTCCAATCGGCCTTTTGGCAACCGCGGCCGGCGGAAGAGTTGTACGATTTAGCAAGCGACCCGGATGAAGTGGTGAATCTCGCATCCAGCGAAGAGCATGCCGAAACGTTGCAGAAGATGCGCGGCGCCGTCCATGATTGGCAGATGGAGATCCGCGATCTGGGCTTTCTGCCGGAAGGAGAAATCCATACCCGCAGCGAAGGCTCATCTCCTTATGAAATGGGGCATGATCCGCAGAAGTATCCGTTGAAAAAGATCGCCGCGACCTCCGATATGGCGTCGAGGAGGAAGGTCGACGATCTGCCGGCGCTGCAAAAACGGTTGAAAGATGACGACAGCGCCGTGCGCTACTGGGGAGCGCTGGGCATTCTGATGCTCGGAAAGCAGGGGGTCGACAAGTCGACCGACCTGTTGCGTGAGACGTTGCAGGACGACGCCTATGCTCCGCGCATCATTGCAGCGGAAGCGTTGGCCCAATATGGTTCGCAGGCCGATCGAGAGGAAGCCTTGCAGGTTTTGATCCATTCTGCCAATATCGCCGAGAGCGGCCACTATTCGGCGATGCTCGCGCTCAACGTCATTGACGAATTAGGAGCGATTGGGAAGCCGTTGTACCCGCAAATTCGCGCCCTGCCGACCAAGGGGGAAAACGTCCCTGGCCGAGAGAGTTCGTACGTCGGTCGCCTGGTGGAGTACATCCTGGAAGATTAG
- a CDS encoding cytochrome c3 family protein, translating into MSKLRQIPLIAIPFLVAVLLGGLVLADWYWAIPTTRQAVYVGRNSCIECHQNQHDAFVDSYHDKAMDLATEQTVLGDFQDAEFTHFDIHSRMFRKDGKYFVHTEGPDGKLQDFEVKYVFGVDPLQQYMVEIEPPTPGSPAGSIGRVQVLRISWDTHKQEWFYLPPPDVDEKLAPNDPLHWTGSAQNWNHMCADCHSTNLHKNFDLASNSYHTTFSEIDVSCEACHGPGSLHVEIAGSTSLFWDRNHGYGLKPLKTESNVAQVQACADCHSRRRVVCPTYERGDTYYDQFSNELIMPQTYYCDGQVREEDYVFGSFLQSKMYHKNIRCTDCHNPHSTKIKFEGNKLCTSCHQHPAGKYDTAAHHRHQAGSTGASCVECHMPETTYMEVDPRRDHSIRIPRPDLSVALQTPNACTQCHLDRAQLSPEKKAGLKTYGDWMTAARNGDQEVKQALAEIDAWAQKTVIEWYGKDYSKDKSHFAYALSEAWNENPQSFPALVDLVKDPQQPGIVRASALTQLGAFNGEPELGRTVKLSLADSDPQLRSAAIMVTEFLSPSVLPRPEVLKLLMNSLEDPTRVVRTDAASALAGTSLEYLKLSGKEEAFNRALTELKESLLRNADQAGALLALGALAETMGEPAAAEKWYRAAIRVQPNVTGPRSNLAELLTRRLAPARQRFQQLAAQGQRAEARKLAEQVAIGDFEITHLREEELHNLARDASQLPNVAEVQYRYGLALYQANQFEASETAIARAAEIQANSVTFLTALARLQQKREKWEAATATIQTLRQLRPHDPGLAEVEQEIRQQRQPDNGQR; encoded by the coding sequence TTGTCGAAACTCCGTCAAATCCCGCTGATCGCGATCCCCTTTTTGGTCGCGGTGCTGCTGGGCGGCTTGGTGCTGGCCGATTGGTACTGGGCGATCCCTACGACTCGGCAGGCCGTCTATGTGGGACGCAACTCCTGCATTGAGTGTCACCAAAACCAGCATGACGCGTTTGTCGACTCGTACCACGACAAAGCAATGGATCTAGCGACCGAGCAAACGGTCCTCGGCGATTTCCAAGACGCGGAGTTTACGCATTTTGACATCCACTCGCGGATGTTCCGAAAGGATGGCAAATACTTCGTCCACACCGAAGGCCCCGACGGCAAGCTGCAGGACTTCGAGGTGAAGTACGTCTTTGGCGTCGATCCCTTGCAACAGTACATGGTCGAAATCGAACCTCCCACGCCGGGCTCTCCGGCCGGCTCGATTGGCCGCGTGCAAGTTTTGCGGATCTCGTGGGATACTCACAAGCAGGAATGGTTCTATCTGCCGCCGCCCGACGTCGACGAAAAGCTGGCGCCCAACGATCCGCTGCACTGGACCGGATCGGCGCAAAACTGGAACCACATGTGCGCCGACTGTCACTCGACCAACCTGCACAAGAACTTTGATTTGGCCAGCAATTCTTACCACACCACTTTCTCCGAGATTGACGTCAGCTGCGAAGCTTGCCACGGTCCCGGCAGCTTGCATGTCGAGATCGCCGGCAGCACGTCGCTCTTTTGGGACCGCAACCATGGTTACGGCCTGAAACCGTTGAAGACCGAGAGCAACGTCGCGCAAGTTCAAGCGTGCGCCGATTGCCATTCGCGACGACGCGTCGTCTGTCCCACCTACGAGCGCGGCGATACGTACTACGATCAATTCTCGAATGAGTTGATCATGCCGCAGACCTATTACTGCGACGGTCAGGTTCGCGAAGAGGATTACGTCTTCGGCTCGTTCCTGCAAAGCAAGATGTACCACAAAAACATCCGCTGCACCGACTGCCACAATCCCCACTCGACCAAGATCAAGTTCGAAGGGAACAAACTCTGCACGTCGTGTCATCAGCATCCCGCCGGCAAATACGACACCGCAGCCCATCATCGCCACCAGGCGGGCAGTACCGGCGCTTCGTGCGTCGAATGTCACATGCCCGAAACGACCTACATGGAGGTCGATCCTCGCCGTGACCACAGCATTCGTATCCCTCGCCCTGACCTATCGGTTGCGTTGCAGACGCCGAACGCCTGCACCCAGTGCCATCTCGATCGCGCCCAGCTTTCGCCCGAGAAGAAAGCTGGTCTGAAAACGTACGGCGACTGGATGACCGCCGCTCGCAACGGCGATCAAGAAGTAAAACAGGCCCTGGCCGAGATCGACGCATGGGCTCAAAAGACCGTCATCGAGTGGTACGGCAAAGACTACTCGAAGGACAAATCGCATTTCGCCTACGCCCTGTCCGAAGCCTGGAACGAGAATCCGCAGAGCTTCCCCGCTCTGGTCGATCTGGTGAAAGATCCCCAGCAGCCCGGCATCGTGCGAGCCAGTGCGTTGACGCAGTTGGGCGCTTTTAATGGGGAGCCCGAACTGGGCCGCACTGTGAAACTGTCGCTCGCCGATTCCGATCCGCAACTGCGCAGCGCCGCGATCATGGTGACCGAGTTCCTGTCGCCGTCGGTGCTGCCGCGTCCCGAAGTATTGAAACTGCTGATGAACAGCTTGGAGGATCCAACGCGCGTCGTGCGGACCGACGCCGCCAGCGCGTTGGCCGGAACTTCGCTCGAGTACCTCAAGCTCAGCGGCAAAGAAGAAGCGTTTAACCGCGCCCTGACCGAACTGAAAGAATCGCTGCTGCGAAACGCCGATCAGGCCGGCGCGTTGCTGGCGCTTGGCGCACTAGCCGAAACGATGGGCGAACCCGCAGCTGCCGAAAAGTGGTATCGCGCTGCGATCCGCGTTCAGCCCAATGTGACCGGTCCCCGCTCGAATCTCGCCGAACTCCTCACACGCCGCTTGGCGCCGGCGCGACAACGCTTTCAACAACTGGCCGCGCAAGGACAACGCGCCGAAGCTCGCAAACTGGCCGAGCAAGTCGCGATCGGTGATTTTGAAATTACCCATCTCCGCGAAGAAGAGTTGCACAACCTGGCTCGCGACGCATCGCAATTGCCCAACGTCGCCGAAGTCCAATATCGCTACGGCTTGGCCCTCTATCAGGCCAATCAGTTCGAAGCTTCCGAAACAGCGATCGCCCGCGCCGCCGAGATCCAAGCGAATTCGGTGACGTTCCTCACCGCTTTGGCTCGCTTGCAACAGAAGCGAGAAAAATGGGAAGCTGCGACGGCCACGATTCAGACGCTCCGCCAGCTTCGCCCGCATGATCCCGGTCTGGCCGAGGTTGAGCAGGAAATTCGCCAGCAGCGACAACCCGATAACGGACAACGTTAG
- the deoC gene encoding deoxyribose-phosphate aldolase, with amino-acid sequence MDSPVNMTRAQLLARIDHTLLAPNATQHQLEDACLLGLHLKTASVCVPSFFAARCARMLVGSHVKACTVIGFPHGDQPLLAKLHEAEQCLVEGAQELDMVVNISDVKSGHWRLVRKEITQLVKMTHDARQKMKVIFENCYLSQLEKIRLCQICNEADADWVKTSTGYGTSGATLDDVRLMRRHARSPVKAAGGIRNLTALLQYCELGADRIGLSRTESILAEFDARFPSV; translated from the coding sequence ATGGATTCTCCCGTGAACATGACCCGCGCCCAACTACTTGCCCGCATCGATCACACGCTGCTCGCCCCCAATGCGACGCAGCATCAACTGGAAGATGCGTGCCTGCTGGGTCTTCATCTGAAAACGGCGTCGGTCTGCGTCCCCTCCTTCTTCGCCGCGCGCTGTGCGCGGATGCTGGTCGGCAGTCACGTGAAAGCGTGCACAGTGATCGGATTTCCGCACGGCGATCAACCGCTGCTCGCCAAGCTGCACGAAGCCGAGCAATGCCTGGTCGAGGGCGCCCAGGAACTCGACATGGTCGTCAACATCAGCGACGTCAAAAGCGGGCACTGGCGACTCGTACGAAAAGAAATCACGCAGCTCGTCAAAATGACGCATGATGCACGGCAAAAGATGAAAGTCATCTTCGAGAACTGCTATCTATCGCAACTCGAAAAGATCCGCCTTTGCCAGATCTGCAACGAAGCCGACGCCGATTGGGTCAAAACATCCACCGGCTACGGAACCAGCGGTGCAACGCTCGACGACGTCCGTCTGATGCGGCGACATGCCCGCAGCCCGGTCAAAGCCGCCGGCGGCATCCGCAATCTCACCGCGCTGCTGCAATATTGTGAGCTTGGCGCCGATCGCATCGGCTTAAGCCGCACCGAGTCGATCCTGGCCGAATTTGACGCGCGGTTTCCCAGCGTTTAA
- a CDS encoding SGNH/GDSL hydrolase family protein: MKSALPIACVLAFLFLAPALAAEPHPLADKRVVFLGDSITQAGVYVTFVDYYLEKLYPQQDFDIIGLGLSSETLSGLSEENHAGGKFPRPCLFERLGRLLDKAKPDVVFACYGINDGIYQPLDSERFAAFQGGVKKLITQCQAAGVQQIYLVTPPIYDATTQPGEFNYDSVMTEYAAWEMALQAPGVQIIDLHSAMRKARDAQTEVFAKDHVHPGPAGHLLMAKTILSGLNVPLPEQSLPEIQADPLYKQVDQLRKHRSTNWMKHIGYTREKTVPPQPLGETEQAAAQMKATINDVRRAAKN; encoded by the coding sequence ATGAAATCCGCCCTACCAATCGCCTGCGTCTTGGCGTTTCTCTTCCTCGCTCCTGCGCTGGCCGCCGAGCCTCATCCACTCGCCGACAAACGCGTCGTCTTCCTCGGCGACAGCATCACTCAGGCCGGCGTGTACGTCACCTTCGTCGACTACTATCTTGAGAAGCTTTATCCGCAGCAAGACTTCGACATCATCGGACTCGGGCTCTCCAGCGAAACGTTGTCGGGACTCAGCGAAGAGAACCACGCCGGGGGAAAATTCCCGCGGCCCTGTTTGTTCGAACGGCTTGGACGATTGTTGGATAAGGCGAAACCCGACGTCGTATTCGCCTGTTACGGGATCAACGACGGAATCTATCAGCCGCTCGATTCCGAGCGATTTGCCGCTTTCCAGGGGGGCGTGAAAAAGTTGATCACGCAATGCCAAGCCGCAGGCGTTCAGCAGATCTACCTGGTCACTCCGCCGATCTACGACGCGACCACCCAACCCGGCGAGTTCAACTATGACTCCGTAATGACGGAGTACGCCGCTTGGGAAATGGCGTTGCAAGCCCCCGGCGTGCAAATCATCGACCTGCACTCCGCCATGCGTAAAGCCCGCGACGCCCAAACCGAGGTCTTTGCAAAAGACCATGTCCACCCCGGTCCCGCAGGTCACTTACTGATGGCGAAAACGATTTTGTCTGGGTTAAATGTGCCTTTGCCGGAACAATCCCTCCCCGAGATCCAAGCCGATCCCCTCTACAAGCAGGTCGACCAGCTTCGTAAGCATCGCTCTACCAACTGGATGAAACACATCGGCTACACGCGCGAAAAAACGGTTCCCCCCCAACCTTTGGGAGAGACGGAACAAGCGGCGGCGCAGATGAAAGCGACCATCAACGACGTTCGGCGCGCCGCAAAGAACTGA